In the genome of Entelurus aequoreus isolate RoL-2023_Sb linkage group LG08, RoL_Eaeq_v1.1, whole genome shotgun sequence, one region contains:
- the si:dkey-21c1.4 gene encoding uncharacterized protein C17orf80 homolog isoform X1 → MARENEDGSHWSPPKSRVVCSDHFVSEACPFCGKSYKRLKSHLPHCKAAPKPSSTHRDPAASQTPDRLAADLSKKKGAESKKKVPENSVTPTPPLSSTSKKKKASEPTSPASKPKKKSAEAAKPSQGLQSQRQRSAQPEATSASKKKEAERVDLGEDKRDVLGKETLKESGSLSRITLQHVGSTLGRAKSSRPTIHIQTNGPEPKRSHASVSLAAPKQASSEAMLISQASQATPPPHTVDSLNVGLRHRPRLPSASLGHFQGLPSGAEDALMSRKQTDNSSGRGLGQVTLRELPCWLACRTPSRPTDVVEMMQRGWGWYYRKYFHVRKGGIGGVAMLLAGYCVLSYVWSYPHLKRDRWRKYH, encoded by the exons atggctcgggaaaacgaggacggttctcactggagtcccccaaagtcccgggtcgtgtgttcggatcacttcgtttctg AGGCGTGTCCATTCTGTGGGAAGTCCTACAAAAGGTTAAAGAGCCACCTTCCACACTGCAAGGCTGCGCCCAAGCCGTCTTCCACCCACCGTGACCCCGCCGCCTCTCAAACGCCGGACAGGCTGGCTGCAGACTTGTCCAAAAAAAAGGGCGCCGAGTCCAAAAAGAAGGTGCCGGAGAACAGCGTCACGCCAACGCCGCCCTTGTCGTCTACTTCTAAAAAGAAAAAGGCGTCTGAGCCAACATCGCCTGCTTCGAAGCCAAAGAAAAAGAGTGCCGAAGCAGCAAAGCCCAGCCAGGGTCTGCAAAGCCAGCGTCAAAGATCCGCTCAGCCTGAAGCTACAAGTGCTTCTAAAAAGAAAGAAGCAGAGAGGGTAGACCTCGGCGAGGACAAGAGAGACGTATTAGGGAAAGAGACTCTAAAGGAGTCAGGAAGTCTGTCCAGGATTACGCTGCAGCATGTCGGGAGCACGTTAGGCCGAGCTAAAAGCAGCAGGCCGACCATTCACATCCAAACAAACGGTCCCGAGCCAAAGAGAAGTCACGCCAGTGTGTCGCTAGCAGCACCCAAACAAGCGTCTTCCGAGGCCATGCTAATCTCGCAGGCGagccaggccacgccccctccacacacCGTCGACAGCCTCAACGTGGGCCTCCGCCATAGGCCCCGACTCCCCTCGGCGTCACTGGGACACTTCCAAGGCCTCCCGTCGGGTGCTGAAGATGCGTTAATGTCCCGGAAGCAGACAGACAATTCCTCAG GGCGGGGCCTGGGTCAGGTGACCCTGAGGGAGCTGCCCTGTTGGCTGGCCTGCAGGACCCCGAGCCGCCCGACAGAcgtggtggaaatgatgcagaGAG GCTGGGGGTGGTACTACAGGAAGTACTTCCACGTGAGGAAAGGCGGCATCGGCGGCGTGGCCATGCTGTTGGCAGGGTACTGTGTGCTCAGCTACGTCTGGTCCTACCCCCATCTTA agcgtGACCGCTGGAGGAAGTACCACTAA
- the si:dkey-21c1.4 gene encoding uncharacterized protein C17orf80 homolog isoform X2, producing the protein MSLEACPFCGKSYKRLKSHLPHCKAAPKPSSTHRDPAASQTPDRLAADLSKKKGAESKKKVPENSVTPTPPLSSTSKKKKASEPTSPASKPKKKSAEAAKPSQGLQSQRQRSAQPEATSASKKKEAERVDLGEDKRDVLGKETLKESGSLSRITLQHVGSTLGRAKSSRPTIHIQTNGPEPKRSHASVSLAAPKQASSEAMLISQASQATPPPHTVDSLNVGLRHRPRLPSASLGHFQGLPSGAEDALMSRKQTDNSSGRGLGQVTLRELPCWLACRTPSRPTDVVEMMQRGWGWYYRKYFHVRKGGIGGVAMLLAGYCVLSYVWSYPHLKRDRWRKYH; encoded by the exons ATGAGCCTCG AGGCGTGTCCATTCTGTGGGAAGTCCTACAAAAGGTTAAAGAGCCACCTTCCACACTGCAAGGCTGCGCCCAAGCCGTCTTCCACCCACCGTGACCCCGCCGCCTCTCAAACGCCGGACAGGCTGGCTGCAGACTTGTCCAAAAAAAAGGGCGCCGAGTCCAAAAAGAAGGTGCCGGAGAACAGCGTCACGCCAACGCCGCCCTTGTCGTCTACTTCTAAAAAGAAAAAGGCGTCTGAGCCAACATCGCCTGCTTCGAAGCCAAAGAAAAAGAGTGCCGAAGCAGCAAAGCCCAGCCAGGGTCTGCAAAGCCAGCGTCAAAGATCCGCTCAGCCTGAAGCTACAAGTGCTTCTAAAAAGAAAGAAGCAGAGAGGGTAGACCTCGGCGAGGACAAGAGAGACGTATTAGGGAAAGAGACTCTAAAGGAGTCAGGAAGTCTGTCCAGGATTACGCTGCAGCATGTCGGGAGCACGTTAGGCCGAGCTAAAAGCAGCAGGCCGACCATTCACATCCAAACAAACGGTCCCGAGCCAAAGAGAAGTCACGCCAGTGTGTCGCTAGCAGCACCCAAACAAGCGTCTTCCGAGGCCATGCTAATCTCGCAGGCGagccaggccacgccccctccacacacCGTCGACAGCCTCAACGTGGGCCTCCGCCATAGGCCCCGACTCCCCTCGGCGTCACTGGGACACTTCCAAGGCCTCCCGTCGGGTGCTGAAGATGCGTTAATGTCCCGGAAGCAGACAGACAATTCCTCAG GGCGGGGCCTGGGTCAGGTGACCCTGAGGGAGCTGCCCTGTTGGCTGGCCTGCAGGACCCCGAGCCGCCCGACAGAcgtggtggaaatgatgcagaGAG GCTGGGGGTGGTACTACAGGAAGTACTTCCACGTGAGGAAAGGCGGCATCGGCGGCGTGGCCATGCTGTTGGCAGGGTACTGTGTGCTCAGCTACGTCTGGTCCTACCCCCATCTTA agcgtGACCGCTGGAGGAAGTACCACTAA